One Saccharopolyspora erythraea NRRL 2338 genomic region harbors:
- a CDS encoding TetR/AcrR family transcriptional regulator, with protein sequence MRRTRRAIREALIELCTEQSFGSLTVEDLLDRADVARATFYAHYRAKEDILVDIVRSLTADRAAWMAEYEAQHPDGFTGDPLRSIFTHAEKNKAVYRVILQGAGDGRPLREFYERTSDEAEALFRARAEQSGHTPRIPVEFVARAWAGELIGALAWWLEHDTEYTADQVATMLSDLSARGRRWAAGPASG encoded by the coding sequence GTGCGCCGCACCCGCCGCGCGATCCGCGAGGCGCTCATCGAGCTGTGCACCGAACAGAGCTTCGGTTCACTCACCGTCGAGGACCTCCTCGACCGCGCGGACGTGGCGAGGGCGACCTTCTACGCCCACTACCGAGCCAAGGAGGACATCCTCGTCGACATCGTGCGTTCGCTCACCGCCGATCGGGCTGCGTGGATGGCGGAGTACGAGGCGCAGCATCCTGACGGCTTCACCGGCGATCCCCTGCGCAGCATCTTCACGCACGCCGAGAAGAACAAGGCGGTCTACCGGGTGATCCTCCAGGGCGCCGGCGACGGCCGGCCGTTGCGCGAGTTCTACGAACGCACCAGCGACGAAGCCGAGGCGCTGTTCCGGGCACGCGCCGAACAATCCGGCCACACCCCGCGCATCCCCGTGGAATTCGTCGCGCGCGCGTGGGCGGGCGAGCTGATCGGGGCGCTCGCGTGGTGGCTCGAGCACGACACGGAATACACAGCCGACCAGGTAGCCACCATGCTCAGCGACCTCTCGGCACGCGGACGCCGCTGGGCCGCGGGACCCGCATCTGGATGA
- a CDS encoding TraR/DksA family transcriptional regulator — protein sequence MGQLIASRRTGVPEPRRHHEDFSRQREYIGSLAAHLPALRSALEQQLAFRREQLTELEARSRTGTTARHAHQEAGAAIREVNALMMRGARRALADIEVALARMRDGMYGLCRACGSDIPLQLLTAIPKTTLCLSCQRTTG from the coding sequence ATGGGTCAGCTCATCGCAAGCCGGAGAACCGGAGTGCCGGAACCACGCCGCCATCACGAGGACTTCTCGCGACAGCGGGAGTACATCGGCAGTCTCGCGGCGCACCTGCCTGCCCTGAGAAGCGCTCTGGAGCAGCAGCTCGCTTTCCGCCGCGAACAGCTCACCGAGCTCGAAGCCCGAAGTCGTACCGGAACCACTGCACGGCACGCTCACCAAGAAGCCGGAGCAGCAATTCGCGAGGTGAATGCCTTGATGATGCGCGGCGCCCGGCGCGCGCTGGCAGACATCGAGGTGGCATTGGCGAGGATGCGTGACGGCATGTACGGCCTCTGCCGTGCGTGCGGGTCCGACATACCGCTGCAACTGCTCACCGCCATCCCCAAGACAACACTGTGCCTGTCCTGCCAACGAACAACCGGCTGA
- a CDS encoding RrF2 family transcriptional regulator: MLDIRFSRALQVMLFLALAAEDGSTALSSAQLARGLRANPSLVRKLLVPLTNEGLVVCTKGRAGGARLGRPADRITLAEIYRCAVGDKPLWACSPKAEQVCLVTAHAAEYFAALTAEAEQAVLASLGDRTLAESVGELRSLDAEPDQ; this comes from the coding sequence ATGTTGGACATCCGGTTCTCCCGCGCGCTGCAGGTGATGCTGTTCCTGGCGCTCGCCGCCGAAGACGGCTCCACCGCGTTGAGCTCGGCCCAGTTGGCGCGCGGTCTGCGCGCCAACCCGAGTCTGGTCCGCAAGCTCCTGGTCCCGCTGACGAACGAGGGGCTGGTCGTCTGCACCAAGGGCCGCGCGGGTGGGGCCCGGCTGGGGCGTCCGGCGGATCGGATCACGCTGGCGGAGATCTACCGCTGTGCGGTCGGCGACAAGCCCCTGTGGGCGTGCTCTCCGAAGGCGGAGCAGGTGTGCCTGGTCACCGCGCACGCGGCCGAGTACTTCGCCGCGCTCACCGCCGAGGCCGAGCAAGCGGTGCTCGCCTCACTCGGCGACCGCACCCTCGCCGAAAGTGTGGGCGAGCTGCGCAGCCTCGACGCGGAGCCCGATCAGTAG
- a CDS encoding TM0106 family RecB-like putative nuclease — translation MHTPSDLADLLECEHRSILKQALAAGLPGAPRPSSAPDRLAVKHGRAHEAATLERLRGERETVIEVDERDQVAAAKATEEALRASAPVVYQAVFHDGEFSGRADFLLRDHQGRYEVYDTKLARHAKPSAVVQLTAYADALRRAGWPAGPEMHLLLGDGTTRSLRVDDFLPLLDRLRDRLVTRPPRLPERMWADERPACTGCGFADHCSSAREADRDLSLVAGMRGEQRRKLVTAGLGTIDALATAEPADRPRDMSVGTFTTLRAQAAIQVRQDETGELAYEVIDPSALAELPPPSPGDIFFDMEGDPYALAGAGLEYLFGAVTPDARFTPFWAHTRAQEKRAFEEFIDFATARLTDDPDAHVFHYAPYEVTAVKRLAAVHGTREEAVDELLRSGRMIDLYAVVRKALRVGQRSYSIKYLEPLYMPEARDGDVKTAASSIEAYEDYLTLAKAGDVEEADEVLRGIAEYNEYDCVSTLRLLEFLHRVREEAGIELATPAPESEVDALLRQTEEEEAALRRAERASALAALVDPLLDGLPDDPADFTSDDHARALLAASVGYHRRETNPAWWEFFRQLAAPVGDLEVDTTCAVPVSVSAGEWVPPSGRLRTAKRTLTVACDPDRPHPFAVGDSVRLRYGADARDAKVVAASAVELTLEESSAPDSTSNERPVAVLPGGPVRPAPKDQAVADLARLVGESLPELPAHPGVDLLRRIPRLRGGALPAPGEDSVATVIEAVDALDGSVLAVQGPPGAGKTYLAGKLIAHLVRSGRTVGVTSNSHKAVENVLSAALGNAPSAACAKRPRRAPDPALPWEQPKTNNALAKWRDEHNDGHLVGGTAWTFANAAVREEPFDVLVIDEAGQFALADALAVSMCAKNVVLLGDPQQLPQVVQGTHPAGAEASALGHLIGGADIMPPELGYFLDQTRRMHPAVCAPVSRLSYAGLLHSHPSADRSVDGFASGLYLASVEHRGNTTRSIEEAEQVVSVIADLHGRTWQGRPLTDADFLVVAPYNLQARTVTHALAGAGFGDVRVGTVDRFQGQEAPVVVTTMTSSSAIDLPRGLDFLLSRNRLNVALSRAQSVAVLVCSPRLLEADIRTVEQMRLVSGMLGLLRDARPWPAL, via the coding sequence ATGCATACCCCGTCCGACCTCGCCGACCTGCTCGAATGCGAGCACCGCAGCATCCTCAAGCAGGCGTTGGCGGCGGGATTGCCCGGCGCGCCGCGCCCGAGCTCCGCGCCCGACCGGCTGGCCGTCAAGCACGGCCGCGCGCACGAGGCAGCCACGCTCGAACGGCTGCGTGGCGAGCGCGAGACCGTGATCGAAGTCGACGAGCGCGACCAGGTCGCCGCCGCGAAGGCCACCGAGGAAGCGCTGCGGGCGAGCGCGCCGGTGGTCTACCAGGCTGTTTTCCACGACGGCGAGTTCTCCGGCCGCGCCGATTTCCTGCTCCGCGACCACCAGGGCCGCTACGAGGTCTACGACACGAAGCTCGCGCGGCACGCGAAGCCGTCCGCGGTCGTGCAGCTCACCGCGTACGCCGACGCGTTGCGCCGTGCCGGTTGGCCGGCCGGGCCGGAGATGCACCTGCTGCTCGGTGACGGCACCACACGCAGCCTGCGCGTCGACGATTTCCTGCCGCTGCTCGATCGCCTCCGCGACCGGCTGGTCACCCGGCCGCCACGGCTGCCGGAACGCATGTGGGCCGACGAACGCCCCGCCTGCACCGGCTGCGGCTTCGCTGACCACTGCTCGTCCGCACGTGAGGCGGACCGGGATCTGTCGCTGGTCGCGGGCATGCGTGGCGAACAGCGGCGCAAGCTCGTGACGGCCGGGCTCGGCACGATCGACGCACTCGCCACCGCCGAGCCGGCGGACCGGCCGCGTGACATGTCGGTGGGCACGTTCACGACCTTGCGCGCGCAGGCCGCGATCCAGGTGCGGCAGGACGAAACCGGAGAATTGGCGTACGAGGTCATCGACCCGTCGGCGCTGGCCGAGCTGCCACCACCGAGCCCGGGCGACATCTTCTTCGACATGGAAGGCGACCCGTATGCGCTCGCCGGCGCCGGGCTGGAGTACCTGTTCGGCGCCGTCACGCCCGACGCGCGCTTCACACCGTTCTGGGCGCATACGCGGGCGCAGGAGAAGCGTGCTTTCGAGGAGTTCATCGACTTCGCCACCGCCAGGCTGACCGACGATCCGGACGCGCACGTCTTCCACTACGCGCCGTACGAGGTCACAGCCGTCAAGCGGCTCGCCGCGGTGCACGGAACCCGCGAGGAAGCGGTTGACGAACTGCTGCGCAGCGGCCGGATGATCGACCTGTACGCCGTCGTGCGCAAGGCTTTGCGCGTCGGCCAGCGGTCGTACTCGATCAAGTACCTCGAACCGCTGTACATGCCGGAAGCCCGCGACGGCGACGTGAAGACGGCCGCGTCGAGCATCGAGGCCTACGAGGACTACCTGACCCTCGCCAAGGCCGGCGACGTCGAAGAGGCCGACGAGGTGCTGCGCGGCATCGCCGAATACAACGAGTACGACTGCGTGTCCACGTTGCGGCTGCTGGAGTTCCTGCACCGCGTCCGCGAGGAAGCGGGCATCGAGCTCGCAACCCCGGCACCGGAGTCCGAAGTGGACGCCCTCCTGCGGCAGACGGAGGAGGAAGAGGCCGCGCTGCGCAGGGCCGAACGCGCGTCCGCGTTGGCGGCGCTGGTCGACCCGCTGCTCGACGGCCTGCCCGATGATCCCGCCGACTTCACCTCGGACGACCACGCTCGCGCCCTGCTCGCCGCCTCTGTCGGATACCACCGGCGCGAGACGAACCCGGCGTGGTGGGAGTTCTTCCGGCAGCTCGCCGCACCGGTCGGCGACCTGGAGGTGGACACGACCTGTGCGGTGCCGGTGTCGGTGTCCGCGGGGGAATGGGTGCCGCCGTCGGGACGGCTGCGCACGGCCAAGCGCACGCTCACAGTGGCCTGCGACCCGGACCGGCCGCATCCGTTCGCGGTCGGGGACAGCGTGCGGCTGCGGTACGGCGCCGACGCGCGGGACGCGAAAGTCGTGGCGGCGTCGGCGGTCGAGTTGACGCTGGAGGAGAGCAGCGCACCGGACAGCACGTCGAACGAGCGACCGGTCGCGGTCCTGCCGGGCGGCCCGGTGCGGCCCGCGCCGAAGGACCAGGCCGTGGCCGACCTGGCCCGGCTGGTCGGGGAATCGCTCCCGGAGCTGCCCGCGCATCCGGGCGTGGACCTGCTGCGCCGGATCCCCCGGTTGCGCGGCGGTGCGCTGCCCGCACCCGGCGAGGACTCGGTGGCCACCGTGATCGAGGCGGTCGACGCGCTCGACGGGTCGGTGCTCGCGGTGCAGGGCCCGCCCGGGGCGGGCAAGACGTACTTGGCGGGCAAGCTGATCGCGCACCTCGTGCGGTCCGGGCGCACGGTCGGTGTGACGTCCAACAGCCACAAGGCCGTGGAGAACGTGCTGTCCGCCGCGCTCGGCAACGCGCCGTCGGCGGCGTGCGCGAAACGGCCGCGTCGGGCGCCGGATCCCGCGCTGCCGTGGGAACAGCCGAAAACGAACAACGCGTTGGCCAAATGGCGCGACGAGCACAACGACGGGCACCTCGTCGGCGGCACCGCGTGGACATTCGCGAACGCCGCCGTGCGCGAAGAACCGTTCGACGTACTGGTGATCGACGAGGCCGGGCAGTTCGCGCTCGCGGATGCGCTGGCCGTGTCGATGTGCGCGAAGAACGTGGTGCTGCTGGGCGATCCGCAGCAGCTGCCGCAGGTCGTGCAGGGCACGCACCCGGCGGGTGCAGAGGCGTCGGCGTTGGGGCACCTGATCGGCGGCGCGGACATCATGCCGCCCGAGCTGGGCTACTTCCTGGACCAGACACGGCGCATGCATCCGGCGGTGTGCGCGCCGGTTTCCCGGTTGTCGTACGCGGGTTTGCTGCACTCGCACCCATCCGCGGACCGTTCGGTCGACGGCTTCGCCTCCGGGCTGTACCTCGCGTCGGTGGAGCACCGCGGGAACACCACGCGGTCGATCGAGGAAGCGGAGCAGGTCGTCTCGGTGATCGCGGACCTGCACGGGCGCACGTGGCAGGGCCGTCCGCTGACGGACGCGGATTTCCTCGTGGTGGCGCCGTACAACCTGCAGGCGCGGACGGTCACGCACGCACTGGCCGGCGCCGGTTTCGGCGACGTGCGCGTCGGCACGGTGGACCGGTTCCAAGGCCAGGAAGCCCCGGTGGTGGTGACGACGATGACATCCTCGTCAGCGATCGACCTGCCCCGCGGACTGGATTTCCTGTTGTCCCGCAACCGGTTGAACGTGGCGCTGTCGCGAGCGCAGTCGGTGGCGGTGCTGGTGTGCAGCCCGCGGCTGCTGGAGGCGGACATCCGGACGGTCGAGCAGATGCGGCTCGTCTCCGGGATGCTCGGACTGCTGCGGGACGCCCGCCCCTGGCCCGCTCTCTGA
- a CDS encoding acyl-CoA synthetase → MNLAQFLRRNAVHQPNAEAVVCEQTRLTYAQLDHDSDRLAAALQDLGLVAGDRVATLSWNCAELVVTEFALYKGGLVRVPINARLSEGEVAHLLRESGARVLLAGPEHMPAAVAAAADSPVEHVVGLPGAEGAQHSYADFLSRTDAPPAWAQVRPEDPAVLHFTSGSTGALKAAVQTQGNRLALMRKSASSPEARVGTGQRQLLVGPITHASGMPIIGTAFAGGCLVVLRGFEPEQVLDTIQRERVTHALLIPTMINSILQACSRDDFDLCSLERVVYGAAPMTPTRIRAAWDFFGPVLAQAYGAGETTSAVMFLTTEDHRRAIEDGEQELLSSCGRPSTEAEVLVVDDDFREVPPGEVGEIVVRGPEVVPGYYEAPKLTACSFRDGWFFTGDLATRREDGYVFIVDRKKDMIISGGFNIYCVEVEAVLHRHPDICDAAVVGVPDDQWGEAVKAVAVRRRGSAVDAESLIEFCGERLARMKRPRSVDFVEALPINQNGKIDRKAIRETYWTGAERRVN, encoded by the coding sequence GTGAACCTCGCCCAGTTCCTGCGCCGCAACGCGGTGCACCAGCCCAACGCCGAGGCCGTCGTCTGCGAGCAGACCCGGCTGACCTACGCCCAGCTCGACCACGACTCCGACCGGCTCGCCGCCGCGCTCCAAGACCTCGGTCTGGTCGCAGGTGATCGGGTCGCCACGCTGTCCTGGAACTGCGCCGAACTCGTGGTGACCGAGTTCGCGCTCTACAAGGGCGGTTTGGTGCGGGTTCCGATCAACGCCCGGCTGAGCGAGGGCGAGGTCGCGCACTTGTTGCGCGAATCCGGTGCCCGCGTCCTCCTCGCCGGTCCCGAGCACATGCCGGCGGCGGTCGCCGCCGCTGCGGACAGCCCGGTCGAGCACGTGGTCGGGCTCCCGGGCGCCGAGGGCGCGCAGCACAGCTACGCCGACTTCCTGTCCCGAACCGACGCGCCGCCGGCCTGGGCGCAAGTGCGCCCGGAGGATCCCGCAGTGCTGCACTTCACCTCCGGCTCCACCGGAGCCCTCAAGGCGGCGGTCCAGACGCAGGGCAACCGGCTGGCCCTCATGCGCAAGTCGGCCTCCAGCCCCGAAGCCCGCGTCGGTACCGGCCAGCGACAACTGCTGGTCGGCCCGATCACGCACGCGTCGGGAATGCCGATCATCGGCACCGCGTTCGCCGGTGGCTGCCTCGTGGTGCTGCGCGGCTTCGAGCCCGAGCAGGTGCTGGACACCATCCAGCGGGAGCGCGTGACGCACGCCCTGCTCATCCCGACGATGATCAACTCCATCCTGCAGGCCTGTTCGCGCGACGACTTCGACCTGTGCAGCCTGGAACGCGTGGTGTACGGCGCCGCCCCGATGACGCCGACCCGCATTCGCGCGGCCTGGGACTTCTTCGGCCCGGTCCTGGCGCAGGCGTACGGGGCCGGCGAGACCACCTCGGCGGTCATGTTCCTCACCACCGAAGACCACCGGCGCGCCATCGAGGACGGCGAGCAGGAGCTGCTGTCCTCGTGCGGACGACCTTCCACCGAAGCCGAGGTCCTCGTCGTGGACGACGACTTCCGAGAGGTGCCGCCCGGCGAGGTGGGCGAGATCGTGGTCCGCGGCCCCGAGGTGGTACCCGGCTACTACGAAGCCCCGAAGCTGACCGCATGCAGCTTCCGCGACGGCTGGTTCTTCACCGGCGACCTGGCCACCCGCCGCGAGGACGGCTACGTGTTCATCGTCGACCGCAAGAAGGACATGATCATTTCCGGCGGATTCAACATCTACTGCGTGGAAGTGGAGGCGGTGCTGCACCGGCACCCCGACATCTGCGACGCAGCCGTCGTCGGCGTGCCCGACGACCAGTGGGGCGAGGCGGTCAAGGCCGTGGCGGTGCGGCGTCGGGGATCCGCTGTGGACGCTGAGTCGCTGATCGAGTTCTGCGGCGAGCGCCTGGCGCGCATGAAGCGTCCGCGATCGGTCGACTTCGTCGAAGCCTTGCCGATCAACCAGAACGGGAAGATCGACCGGAAGGCGATCCGCGAGACCTACTGGACCGGCGCCGAGCGCCGGGTCAACTGA
- a CDS encoding NADH:flavin oxidoreductase, producing the protein MSTRAAQALSRPFTLGSATLANRIVMAPMTRQHSPGGVPGEDVAAYYARRAAAGTGLIITEGTFVDHRSAGFSGEVPRFHGEQQLAGWSRVVEAVHAHGGKIMPQIWHVGIQRPAGAPPFPEAPSVGPSGLALDGTPAGEAMTLSDIDDVIRAFADAAQQAERIGFDGVELHGAHGYLIDQFLWERTNRRTDSYGGDLVSRTKFAADIVAAIRERVAPDFPVVLRFSQWKADHYDARLAEDPGELETVLTPLADAGVDAFHASGRRYWQPEFPDSGSNLNIAGWTKKVTGKPVITVGSVGLDSVFEPSSLTGAAGAKVESIELLLDRLEQDEFDLVAVGRALLADPQWADKVLNDRLTDLVAFNKDAVQSLH; encoded by the coding sequence GTGAGCACCCGCGCAGCTCAGGCACTGTCCCGCCCGTTCACGCTGGGTTCGGCCACGCTGGCGAACCGGATCGTCATGGCCCCGATGACCCGCCAGCACTCCCCCGGCGGCGTTCCCGGCGAGGACGTGGCCGCCTACTACGCCCGCCGCGCCGCGGCGGGGACCGGCCTGATCATCACCGAGGGCACCTTCGTCGACCACCGGTCCGCCGGTTTCAGCGGCGAGGTCCCCCGCTTCCACGGCGAGCAGCAACTCGCCGGGTGGAGCCGGGTCGTGGAGGCGGTGCACGCGCACGGCGGCAAGATCATGCCCCAGATCTGGCACGTGGGGATCCAGCGGCCGGCCGGAGCACCGCCGTTCCCCGAAGCCCCGAGCGTAGGGCCGTCCGGGCTCGCGTTGGACGGCACCCCCGCGGGCGAGGCGATGACGCTGTCCGACATCGACGACGTCATCCGCGCTTTCGCCGACGCCGCGCAGCAGGCCGAGCGGATCGGCTTCGACGGCGTGGAACTGCACGGCGCGCACGGCTACCTCATCGACCAGTTCCTGTGGGAGCGCACCAACCGGCGCACCGACTCCTACGGCGGCGACCTGGTCTCCCGGACGAAGTTCGCCGCCGACATCGTGGCCGCCATCCGCGAGCGGGTCGCGCCCGACTTCCCCGTCGTGCTGCGGTTCTCCCAGTGGAAGGCCGACCACTACGACGCCCGGCTCGCCGAGGACCCCGGTGAGCTGGAGACCGTGCTCACCCCGCTGGCCGACGCCGGAGTCGACGCCTTCCACGCCTCCGGCCGCCGCTACTGGCAGCCGGAGTTCCCCGACTCCGGATCGAACCTCAACATCGCCGGATGGACGAAGAAGGTCACCGGCAAGCCGGTCATCACCGTCGGCTCGGTCGGCCTCGACAGCGTCTTCGAGCCCTCCTCCCTCACCGGCGCCGCCGGCGCAAAGGTGGAGAGCATCGAACTGCTCCTCGACCGCCTGGAACAAGACGAGTTCGACCTGGTCGCCGTCGGACGCGCATTGCTCGCCGACCCGCAATGGGCCGACAAGGTACTCAACGACCGACTGACCGACCTCGTCGCGTTCAACAAGGACGCGGTGCAGTCCCTGCACTGA
- a CDS encoding acyl-CoA dehydrogenase family protein, which translates to MTFTLEPDYRHLPELQEWIVKLRAYLDEELIPFEREQAITAETRVDRATLRQVWRRSRELGFYGINLPPELGGHGLAHHDLCVLKEEAAARGSALFPNVLGDMGGPLRVGVALNAATPEQLERYFLPVVRGERACCFSLTEPGAGSDIRRMTTTARRDGDGYRLTGRKVFSSAAPFADFAIVVARHRDEGETYSAFIVDFDAAGCTALDGETPMSGQHIEGDVLLEDCFVPATNVLGPLGKGLQVGVGRINMNRLLHCPTMIGLARRALQLSLDYARYRTVFGGPMIELQAIQHHLAQMSTDLHAARAMVLGTAAQADRGEPVVVEANMCKLFTAEAAFRVADLAVQIHGKTGVTQGHEVEQIFRALRMFRIVTGTTEIHKNAIAKGLAAGAAR; encoded by the coding sequence ATGACCTTCACCCTCGAACCCGACTACCGCCACCTGCCCGAGCTGCAGGAGTGGATCGTCAAGCTGCGGGCCTACCTCGACGAGGAGCTGATCCCGTTCGAGCGCGAGCAGGCCATCACCGCCGAAACCCGCGTCGACCGGGCGACGCTGCGACAGGTGTGGCGGCGGAGCCGCGAGCTCGGCTTCTACGGCATCAACCTGCCACCAGAGCTGGGCGGCCACGGGCTGGCGCACCACGATCTGTGCGTGCTCAAGGAGGAAGCCGCAGCCCGCGGGTCGGCGCTGTTCCCCAACGTCTTGGGCGACATGGGCGGGCCGCTTCGGGTGGGCGTGGCGCTCAACGCCGCCACGCCAGAGCAGCTGGAGCGGTACTTCCTCCCAGTGGTCCGCGGTGAACGCGCCTGCTGCTTCTCCCTCACCGAACCCGGAGCCGGGTCCGACATCCGGCGGATGACCACGACCGCCCGACGCGACGGCGACGGCTACCGGCTGACCGGTCGCAAGGTCTTCAGCTCCGCGGCACCCTTCGCCGACTTCGCGATCGTGGTCGCCCGCCACCGCGACGAGGGCGAGACCTACAGCGCGTTCATCGTCGACTTCGACGCCGCGGGCTGCACCGCACTCGATGGCGAAACCCCGATGTCCGGCCAGCACATCGAGGGCGACGTCCTCCTGGAGGACTGCTTCGTGCCCGCCACCAACGTGCTCGGTCCCCTCGGCAAGGGGCTCCAGGTCGGCGTCGGCCGGATCAACATGAACCGACTGCTGCACTGCCCCACCATGATCGGCCTTGCCCGGCGCGCCCTCCAGCTGTCGCTGGACTACGCCCGATACCGCACCGTCTTCGGCGGCCCCATGATCGAGTTGCAGGCGATCCAGCACCACCTCGCGCAGATGTCCACCGACCTGCACGCCGCCCGTGCGATGGTGCTGGGAACAGCGGCCCAGGCCGACCGCGGTGAGCCGGTCGTGGTCGAGGCCAACATGTGCAAGCTGTTCACCGCCGAGGCTGCCTTCCGGGTGGCCGACCTCGCGGTGCAGATCCACGGCAAGACCGGCGTCACGCAGGGACATGAGGTGGAACAGATCTTCCGCGCCCTGCGCATGTTCCGGATCGTCACCGGCACCACCGAGATCCACAAGAACGCGATCGCCAAGGGGCTCGCGGCCGGAGCGGCGCGGTGA
- a CDS encoding MFS transporter: MSAARPKGAPGHGTRLSRGKNLALLTASTSMDNAENSITTVMFPLMRDAFGLSAAALGTITAVAKVAGAATSVPWAMLGRRYSRRSVLAICSGFWGVWIIAAGTSTNFTAFLVLYSIGAAGFAGSGAIALEILGDVYADHHRGRATGILYAGVAVITGASAPVFGSLAHFDNGWRYGYLLSGTVCLMVGVLVLVFLDDPRHQPARHAPRRGDLAAEVRKAGDGLRELLRIRSFRYLLAQRLFSGQNVMMTFGIVFLVEERGFSTSTAAVAAVPFSLGYVVGTLLGGRVLDRLHLALPRSGRVVMLQVSQLGFAAIAFVTLQITAENIASYAALFAMLGLLQGQVPVVNRPLVMAVVPPHLRAMAFAVSVYLVESLAYGGYALLTGYLGDQIGLRSSLVLITAGLTAANGLASAALYRPYARDSAEKPHREITIHAG; encoded by the coding sequence GTGAGCGCCGCCCGGCCGAAAGGGGCACCCGGGCACGGAACGCGCCTGTCGCGCGGCAAGAACCTCGCTCTGCTCACCGCATCGACGTCCATGGACAACGCGGAGAACAGCATCACCACGGTGATGTTCCCGCTCATGCGTGACGCCTTCGGGCTGTCGGCGGCAGCACTGGGCACGATCACGGCGGTCGCCAAGGTCGCAGGCGCCGCCACAAGCGTCCCCTGGGCGATGCTGGGCCGGCGGTACTCGCGGCGGTCCGTGCTGGCGATCTGCTCCGGGTTCTGGGGCGTCTGGATCATCGCCGCGGGCACGTCCACGAACTTCACCGCGTTCCTCGTGCTCTACAGCATCGGAGCCGCCGGATTCGCCGGCTCCGGTGCCATCGCCCTCGAGATCCTCGGCGACGTCTACGCCGACCACCACCGGGGCCGCGCCACCGGAATCCTCTACGCCGGGGTCGCCGTCATCACCGGCGCCAGCGCTCCGGTGTTCGGATCGCTGGCGCACTTCGACAACGGCTGGCGCTACGGCTACCTCCTCTCCGGCACGGTCTGCCTGATGGTCGGAGTCTTGGTCCTGGTCTTCCTCGACGATCCCCGGCACCAACCCGCCCGTCACGCACCGCGTCGCGGTGATCTCGCGGCCGAGGTCCGGAAAGCGGGCGACGGCCTGCGCGAACTGCTCCGCATCCGGAGCTTCCGCTACCTGCTCGCCCAGCGCCTCTTCTCAGGTCAGAACGTGATGATGACCTTCGGCATCGTGTTCCTGGTCGAGGAGCGCGGGTTCTCGACCTCGACCGCCGCGGTCGCCGCGGTGCCGTTCTCCCTCGGGTATGTCGTCGGCACCCTCCTCGGCGGGCGAGTCCTGGACCGCCTCCACCTGGCACTGCCCCGAAGTGGCCGCGTCGTGATGCTCCAGGTCAGCCAGCTCGGCTTCGCCGCCATCGCCTTCGTCACGCTGCAGATCACGGCGGAGAACATCGCCTCGTACGCAGCGCTGTTCGCGATGCTCGGGTTGCTCCAGGGCCAGGTTCCCGTCGTGAACCGCCCACTGGTGATGGCGGTCGTCCCCCCGCACCTGCGCGCCATGGCGTTCGCCGTCTCGGTCTACCTGGTCGAGTCCCTCGCCTACGGCGGGTACGCACTGCTCACCGGATACCTCGGCGACCAGATCGGACTGCGATCCTCGCTGGTTCTCATCACCGCCGGACTCACCGCGGCGAACGGCCTCGCCTCTGCCGCCTTGTACCGCCCTTATGCCCGTGACAGCGCCGAAAAGCCGCACCGGGAAATCACCATCCACGCAGGCTGA